One Vitis riparia cultivar Riparia Gloire de Montpellier isolate 1030 chromosome 4, EGFV_Vit.rip_1.0, whole genome shotgun sequence genomic window carries:
- the LOC117913094 gene encoding salicylate carboxymethyltransferase-like, whose amino-acid sequence MEVVQVLCMKGGNGDTSYAQNSLLQKKVISLTKPITDEAISNLCCNNFPARLCIADLGCSSGPNTLFAVLEFVTTVDKVHKKMGHELPEIQVFLNDLPGNDFNTIFKSLPTFQKDLQKTMGAGAESCFVTGVPGSFYSRLFLGKSLHFVHSSYSLQWLSQVPRGLESNKGNIYMASSSPPSVLKAYYEQFQTDFSMFLRCRSEELLEGGSMVLTFLGRRSEDPSSKECCYIWELLAVALKDMVAEGLVEEEKMDSFNIPQYTPSPAEVKCEVEKEGSFTINRLEASEVNWNAYHGEFCPSDAHEDGGYNVAKLMRAVAEPLLVSHFGDGIIEEVFSRYQKIVADRMSREKTEFVNVTVSMTKRG is encoded by the exons ATGGAAGTAGTGCAAGTGCTTTGCATGAAGGGAGGAAATGGGGATACCAGTTACGCACAAAACTCACTACTTCAG AAAAAAGTAATATCCTTGACAAAGCCCATAACCGACGAAGCAATATCAAATCTCTGCTGCAACAACTTTCCGGCCAGGCTATGTATCGCAGACTTGGGTTGTTCTTCTGGACCCAACACTTTGTTTGCAGTCTTGGAATTTGTCACTACAGTGGACAAGGTGCACAAGAAAATGGGGCATGAATTGCCCGAAATTCAAGTGTTTTTGAATGATCTGCCGGGGAATGATTTCAACACCATTTTCAAATCCTTGCCCACTTTCCAAAAAGATCTTCAGAAAACAATGGGAGCAGGCGCTGAATCATGTTTTGTAACTGGAGTTCCAGGTTCTTTCTACAGCAGGCTCTTCCTGGGCAAAAGTCTTCATTTTGTCCATTCTTCTTACAGTCTCCAATGGCTGTCTCAG GTTCCTCGAGGACTGGAGAGTAACAAAGGGAATATTTACATGGCAAGTTCGAGCCCACCAAGCGTGCTTAAAGCATACTATGAGCAATTCCAAACCGATTTCTCCATGTTCCTCAGGTGTCGGTCGGAGGAACTACTGGAAGGAGGGAGTAtggttttaacatttttagGAAGAAGAAGTGAAGATCCCTCTAGCAAAGAATGTTGCTACATTTGGGAGCTCTTAGCTGTGGCTCTCAAAGATATGGTGGCAGAG GGGCTCGTAGAGGAGGAGAAAATGGATTCCTTCAATATTCCTCAGTATACACCATCCCCAGCTGAAGTAAAATGTGAGGTTGAAAAGGAAGGATCCTTTACCATAAATAGGCTGGAGGCTTCTGAAGTCAACTGGAACGCGTATCACGGTGAATTCTGCCCATCAGATGCTCACGAAGATGGTGGGTACAATGTGGCCAAGTTGATGAGAGCAGTGGCGGAGCCATTGCTGGTAAGCCATTTCGGTGATGGAATAATAGAGGAAGTGTTCAGCAGGTACCAAAAGATTGTGGCTGATCGCATGTCCAGAGAGAAGACTGAGTTCGTAAATGTCACTGTTTCCATGACTAAGCGTGGATAA